The window TAATAAGCCTTTGAACAAAATATTAAGTTACTCAAATATGGAGAGAacacaaagaatattttaaattgatgAAAACTATTGGGTGAAGATCATGAAATAATTCCTAGAGAGCTTTAAAAATATGACTGACTAGTATCTATTTGGGACAGTTTTGCTTTAGTTCTTTTAAGTGAGGATAAGTTTAAGTAATCTTTCaagatttcttttagttttttaattatgtaatttGTATTGccctttaagaaatatttaaaattatcttttataacACAATGTTAAAATTTCAAAGTTAGTTTTACAAGAATATCATACTTATTCAGACTCTATTCCAATAGAAATGTCCTTTCCTCTACAAGTGTCATTTTGGAAACAGAACTCCTTTCTAGTGGACAAGACTTAATACTTTCAATTCAAAACATACTAATAGACAGTTTCAAATATCAAGCAACTTAAAGACTGTAATATTTAGGGAGACATATtacctcatttttcctttttttttccaaatgacttGGGAAGAAGTGAACAATTACTACAATGAGAAAGCATcatacctccattttatagaaagttAAAGGTTATTCATCATTATAAAAACCAAGTAAAAACATAGAGATTTAAGAGTATTGTACAATAATCAGCACACTCACTGATGACAGCTGTGCCACTCCCATGAATATCTTGGTCTGCTTGGTAAAAAATCTGATGTCCCCTGATTTTTCACTCGTTGGGGAAATCTTAGCAGCACTCGGTTATCATAATCTCTGACATCGGACCTGTAAGCTGAACTGCAGTTGTGGAAAAAAGATAGTCACAACATAGCTATAGTGGCTTCCTACTCGACCTTCTCCTTACCCTTCCTTCTCATAGGAAAATAAAGATATGACACTTAAAAGCCAGATGAATAAAAGGACAATCATTACCCATCCCCAATTTTTTGTGTAATATCCCCAgccaattaaaaaccaaaatcaatGAATGAAGTGTAGGCAAGGAATTATCCTGAACCATGGGTAAAAGAGGAATCTTAAGTATTTTTCAGGGAATTCCCTCCAACAAGACATATCTACATAGTAACATTATGATTTagtaaataagtttttaaaaattatccaaaacAAGTAGGTCACATCTGGTAAAAGTCAAAAGTAAGGATTTGAATCCCATTCTTCCTGATACTATCACCAATCCATGCTACTTCTCAGTATcagataaataaatgcttaataaagactCCTATTTGTGTGATactttatatgtttataaaataattacttcaattactactctgtgaagtaggtaagGCAAGTATAATTAGTAATGCTCAGATAAATTCTTGTCAATGGTCCTAAAACTAGCAAGTGTTAGTTATTTCTAGGACTTAAGAGCAAGTATTTAAATAATGGATCTAAGTCTCTGTGTcattaaaataaagttcaaattaaACAACTAGTTAATCAagtaaatgatatataaatatcttcAGTCCATGAGAGAGCACTAAGGTTATACAATATTGTAAAAGATATATTGCAGTACTACTTAGagagtcatttctttttcctttagtaGAAGCCAGAACCACTAGCAGAAAGGCCAAAATCGACCAAAGCAAAAGAATAAAGAGGCATGAAGCCCAGGATCCCCAAATACTTATATGACTACCATAAGTAGTAAATAGAGAGACTGTGTCAAGCAATGAATGGGAAATTTCCTCCAGTCTCAAGGATTAGGGTTACAATGCAACCTCTGACATACACAAGCTATGGGTATGTCTCAGTAGCTCTGGGAACTTGCTACATTGGTAGAGGAATTTCCTCTGAAATACAAGCAAATATAGTTGCACTATGCTGGTTTTTTAAAGGCACATTTTTAAGCCTGTTAAGGTTTGACCTACTTTACAGAGTTATAATCCTAAATAcatttttgtacttgtcttggagtATGTTATCATTCTCTGAAATGCCAAGGAATTTCTTCtcaatgttaacttttttttcccccttttttttttttttggtggcaccTTCCAAAGCATCTTGGGCTCCCTCTATTGGCTTCTCAGTATCAAAACCTAACAATTTCTATTCTTCAAGTTAAGGATCCTTCTTTTAAAGCTGTTGAAAAAGCAAAGGCTTCAAGGCTTGTTAAAGTAAAGCCAGAACATGTTAATTACAGTTacaatcaaaagaggaaaaaaacctttGCCAAGTGAATAAGACCACAGTAGCAAACATACTTTTCAGTCTTCTAAGAGGTCATTAACGtgctctataatttctttttggggtaggttttttttttttttttttttttttttttcctggagggtCAAATTACAGATGTTTTATTCAATTTACTGGGAATGGCTGTTTCCCATAGAAGTATGTGGGCTCTTTTATTAGGTCgagtacaatttcttttttctttaatcatgaTAACGAGAACCCATTGCTTTTGAAACTTGAATATAAATAAGCCTGGGGCTCCGAAGATTCAGAAGGAAATAAACACTGTCTTAATCCAAGCCATTCTCTTCATCTTCTACACAACAGTTGGAATGGTCATGAGcaggggccaaaaaaaaaaaaaaaaaaaaaaaaaaaaaagtattctcttTATCATCCCCAACTATCCTGTCCTCTTCACTTCCCATCTCCCACCTGTCTAGGACCCCAGCTGCCATAGACAAGACTCCAGGAGGAGAAGAGCAGCGCAGAGAGGAAGAGTCCGCATTAGGATCAGGAGAAGACCCCGGCCCCTACCTGGCAAGACAGTTTTCCTCCGCAGCACATCTCAAGTTGTACATGGACATCCTCTGCACGTACGTGGACGCCTGAATGTAGTAGGGATCTGGCACCAGGTCTGGGAGACCTACAAGTCGGCCAAGAATAATCAGAAAGCCACCAGCATCTTGAAACCCTGTAACTAACCCTGGCTTCCTGTCTAGCCTTTCTACCCATTCTTTTCTCTAAACCCTTCCCTTCTTTAACTGAATCCTTTCACTAAGATCCCTGCTTGTATTGAGACTAGGTAGAAGGAGCAATGGGGACGGGAGAGAAGACAataatagaaacatttttgcGAATGATTATGTGGCTGTCTCTTATGTAGGTCAAGAAGACATACATGGGTGCAGAGTTCTGGTTGAATCCGATCTTTGGGCTTCCTCTTAGAAGGTGCAGCGAGGTGGCCCTttttgaggggggaggggagacggGGTAAGGAGAATGGCGGAAGGGAAGGAGATATTTCGAATTTTTTGCACGTCTGATTGTGATTGTCACTTACCATACTGGAAGTAACCAGTCCCATAGCCAGGTCTGTGCCTACTTCCTGGACGTGGTCTTTCGTAAGTGTCATAGTAATTGTAATAGGGGTTGTCGTCTGAGTACTTGTAGGGGTTGTAGGGGTCATCGCCCACCATACCATCCACTCGGCTAGGAGCTCTGAGATTGCTTAGAGTGGGGCGACTAGTCGCAGGGGTCCGGTTGCGGTCCTGGGAGGCAGGACTGGAGCCCCGAGCACGGCCCCCAGGGCTGCTGGTGGTGGAGGTGACAACAGGGAGGGTGGAAGCCGATGGTCCGGCCTGGTGCCGTTGCCCAGACGGCTGATAACCAGCCTGGAACCAGTGCCGCGCCGCAGGCTGACGCCTGCTGTTCATGCTGTTGTGGACCGGGGCTCCCACAGACGGCAGCGGACGAGAGCGCTGTGAAGTATTATTATTTCTGAGCAGCAAGACTGGCGTCTGGGGAAGCGAGGAAGACACTGAGGAGACTGCGGAGGAACT of the Sarcophilus harrisii chromosome 1, mSarHar1.11, whole genome shotgun sequence genome contains:
- the LOX gene encoding protein-lysine 6-oxidase isoform X2; amino-acid sequence: MHFPSPAVILLRLHLCVHLGYILQVASQQPRQDPPPPAVWRQKIQWENNGQVFSLLSLGSEYQPPRRRAPAASSSAVSSVSSSLPQTPVLLLRNNNTSQRSRPLPSVGAPVHNSMNSRRQPAARHWFQAGYQPSGQRHQAGPSASTLPVVTSTTSSPGGRARGSSPASQDRNRTPATSRPTLSNLRAPSRVDGMVGDDPYNPYKYSDDNPYYNYYDTYERPRPGSRHRPGYGTGYFQYGLPDLVPDPYYIQASTYVQRMSMYNLRCAAEENCLASSAYRSDVRDYDNRVLLRFPQRVKNQGTSDFLPSRPRYSWEWHSCHQHYHSMDEFSHYDLLDASTQRRVAEGHKASFCLEDTSCDYGYYRRYACTAHTQGLSPGCYDTYNADIDCQWIDITDVKPGNYILKVSVNPSYLVPESDYSNNVVRCDIRYTGHHAYASGCTISP
- the LOX gene encoding protein-lysine 6-oxidase isoform X1 produces the protein MHFPSPAVILLRLHLCVHLGYILQVASQQPRQDPPPPAVWRQKIQWENNGQVFSLLSLGSEYQPPRRRAPAASSSAVSSVSSSLPQTPVLLLRNNNTSQRSRPLPSVGAPVHNSMNSRRQPAARHWFQAGYQPSGQRHQAGPSASTLPVVTSTTSSPGGRARGSSPASQDRNRTPATSRPTLSNLRAPSRVDGMVGDDPYNPYKYSDDNPYYNYYDTYERPRPGSRHRPGYGTGYFQYGLPDLVPDPYYIQASTYVQRMSMYNLRCAAEENCLASSAYRSDVRDYDNRVLLRFPQRVKNQGTSDFLPSRPRYSWEWHSCHQHYHSMDEFSHYDLLDASTQRRVAEGHKASFCLEDTSCDYGYYRRYACTAHTQGLSPGCYDTYNADIDCQWIDITDVKPGNYILKVSVNPSYLVPESDYSNNVVRCDIRYTGHHAYASGCTISPY